The following DNA comes from Serpentinimonas raichei.
CACCAACGCCGCCGCCAGCCCGGCCACGGTGACGTTCGACTGGTCTGGGCTCTCGACCGCACAGCGCAATCTGTTTGGCGCCACCGACCCCGCACGCCAGGAGGTGATCAACCACCTGCGCGGCGACCCCAGCCGCGAGGTGCGCAACGGCGGCCCGCTGCGCAACCGCCCCACCACGGTGCTGGGCGACATCATCCATTCGTCGCCGGTGTATGTGGGCGACAACTCCACCCTGTTCGTGGGCTCCAACAGCGGCTTTTTGCACGCCTTTGACGCCCGCACCGGCGACGAGCGCTTTGCCTTTGCCCCCAGCGGCCTGCTGGCGCACATGCCGCGCTTGAGCGACCCCAACTACGTGCGCCGCTACTTTGTGGATGGCGAGCTGGCGGTGTCGCAACGCGCCCACACCGGTGGGCGCAATATCTTGGTCGGCTTTTTGGGCCGCGGTGGTCGCGGCCTGTTTGCGCTCGACGTCACCGACCCGGCCAACTTTGGCACCACGGGCAACCCCAGCCGGGCGCTGTGGGAGGCCTACGGTGCCAGCGATGCCGACATGGGCCACCTACTCGGGCGGCCGATAATCGCCAAGGTGCGCGGCGCCAGCGCGGGCGCGCCGCCCATAGACGTGGTGATTTTTGGCAACGGCTACAACAGCACCAGCGGCCGGGCGGTGCTGTACGTCAAAAACCTGAACACTGGGGCCGTGCTGCGCAAGCTGGACACCGGCGTGGGCAGCGCAACCAACCCCAACGGCCTGGCCAGCCCAGGGCTGGCGCTCGATGCCGACGGCGTGGTGCAGTACGTGTACGCCGGCGACCTGGAGGGCAACGTCTGGAAATTTGACCTCACAAGCCACACACCGACAGATTGGCGGTCGTCTTTTACCAGCGGCAGCCCATCCGTACCCGCGCCGTTTTTTGTCGCCACCAACGCCGCCGGGGAGCGCCAGCCGATCACGGCCCCGATCACGGTGGCCACCAACAACGTGGCCGGCGACCCGCACGTGGGCGAGCGCTTCGTCTTTTTTGGCACCGGCAGCTACATGCGCGCCACCGACCCGGCCGACCGGCAAGTGCAGTCCTTCTATGGCCTGATCGACGAAGGCGCGCCGATCGCAACTGGGCGGGCGAACCTGCGCCAGCGCAGCATCAACCAGGCCGGCACCTTTGCTGGGCGCCCAGTGCGCACCTTCACGCTTGCCGAAGCGGGCGATATGGTTGGTCGGCAAGGCTGGTTCCTCGACTGGGTCGAGCCGCCGCACCCGCCTGGCACGGCGCGCGGCGAGCGCGTGGTGAGTGCGGCTCGTATCATCCCCACGGCCAGGCCAGCGCTGTTGGTGAGTTCGATCATCCCGGTGCAAGACCCGTGTGTGCCCGGAGGTACCGGCTTTGTGAACCTGCTCAACCCCTTTACCGGCGGCTCGATCACCGCTGGCTTGTTCGACGTCAACCGCGACGACAACTTTGCGAACGATGTGCTGGGGAGTGGACAGGGCGTCCAGTTCATTTCCTCGTTTGACCCCGGCGTCGGGCTCGTGAGCGAGGCCGTGCTGGTGGGCAACCGGCTGGTGGTGGGCGGCTCCGAGGCACGCGTGGCCGATGTGCGCGTGCAACGCTCTGCCGTTCCACGCCGCATCTCGTGGCGTGAGATCATCCGCTAACTCGTCTCGTCACACCCCCCAAACCGACCACGCCCACAGCTGCCATGCTCCAAGCACCCACACCCATTGCCCCAGCACCGGCCGCAGCCCGCCCCCGCCGCGAACCTTTGCCGCTGCGCCGAGCGCTCGCAGGCTTCACCCTGATCGAACTCATGATCGTGGTGGCCATCATCGCCATTCTGGCGGCGATCGCCCTGCCGAGCTACCAGCGCCACGTCACCGAAACGCGGCGCGACGCGGCCACCGCCTGCCTGCTGGAGCTGGCGCAGTTTGCCGAGCGCCACTACACCACGCGCATGAGCTACGAACGCCTAGACCCAAACTTCCCGGTCGCAAACGAACGTGTGCCGCTGCCCATGACCCAGTGCCGCACCGACTTGGCCGCCTTCTACAATTTCAGTATCGTCGTGCCCAACGCGCGCAGCTACACCCTTGAGGCCGTGGCCCAAGGCGGCCAAGCCACCCGCGATGCGGCCTGCCTGACGCTGCGCCTCGATCAGCGCGGCACCCAAACGGCGTTGGACAGCGCCAATGCGGCGAGCGCGGGTTGCTGGTGATTGCAAGCCCTCTGCCAGGCTCGCAGAGCCTCAATCAGTCGTACACCACCTCGGCGCGCTGCTGGTGCGCTTGGGTGCGCCAGGCGGCCAGCGCGGCGTCGCAGGGGTAGCACTGGGCGCGCTGAGGGTCGAGCTGCAGCGTGGCGCGCACGGTCTCGAATTCCACTTCGAGGCGCAGCGGCAGGCCACGCAGCACCTCGCCCAGCTCTGTCTGGTGGCGCCGGGGCGGGTGCGCTTGCAGCAGCGCAGCGACCTCGGGGCGCTGGGTGGGCCCCACGGCCACGCGCAGGTATTTGCCAAAGCGGCAGCGGGCAGCGGGCAAGTCCCACACCTGCTGCACCTTGAGGCGCAGCCCGCCCGAAAAACGGTCGGGCTGCACCAGCACTTGCAGCAGCACCAGTTCGTCGTCTTGCAGTAGGTGGCGGTGCGCCTGCAGCAGCGCGTCGTCGGCGCTGGCTTCTAGCACGGCGCTGCGGTCGTCGAGCTTGAATAGTGCCACCTTGCCGCGCTGGCCGTTGATCACGCGCAAATCGCCCACGATGCCGGCCAGCAGCTGCGGCTCGCGGCTTTCGGTCACGTCGGCCAAGGGGGTGCGGGCGATGCGCCGCACTTCGTCGGCGGCTTGGTCGAACAGGTGGCCCGAAAAGTAAAACCCGAGCGCGGCTTTTTCGTGTGTCAGGCGCTCGCGCACGCTCCACGGCGGCGCCTCGGCCAGCGCCGGCTCTTGGTCGCTGGCGCCGTGGCCGCCGGCTTGGCCGGGCAGGTCGAACAAGCCGCCCTGCAAGGCGTTGGCCTGCTGCGCCTGGGCAAAATCAAAGGCCAGCTCGACCGAGGCCAGCGCGGCGGCGCGATCCGGGTGCAGGCGGTCGAAGGCGCCGGCCTTGACCAGCGCCTCGACGGTGCGCTTGTTGAGGCGGCCGCGTTCGATGCGGGCGCAAAAATCGAACAGGCTGCTAAACGGCCCCACCACCGTGGCCCGCGGCCCCGCGCCATGGCCTTGGCGCGCGGCCACGATGGCCTCGATGGCCTGCTGCCCGGTGCCCTTGACGGCCCCGAGGCCGTAGCGGATGCACTGCGCGCTCACCGGATCGAAGCGGTAGCCGCCCAGGTTCACGTCCGGCGGCTCGAAGGTGATGTTGAAGCGCTGCGCGTCTTCCACCAGCAGCTTGAGCTTGTCGGTGTCGTCCATCTCCAGCGTCAGGTTGGCGCAGAAGAATTCGGCCGTGTAGTGCACCTTGATCCAGGCGGTGTGGTAGGCCAGCAGCGAGTAGGCGGCGGCGTGCGACTTGTTGAAGCCGTAGCCTGCGAACTTTTCCATCAGGTCAAACACCTCGTCGGCCTGCGCCGGGCTCAGGCCCTGGCCGGCCGCCCCCTGGCGAAAGACCAGCCGCTGCTGCGCCATTTCTTCGGGCTTTTTCTTGCCCATGGCGCGCCGCAGCAGGTCGGCGCCGCCCAGGCTGTAGCCGCCCAGGATCTGCGCCGTCTGCATCACCTGCTCTTGATAGACCATGATGCCGTAGGTCTCGGACAGCACCTGCTCCAGCAGCGGGTGCGGGTATTGCACCACCTCGCGCCCGTGCTTGCGCGCCACGAAGCTGGGGATCAGGTCCATCGGGCCGGGGCGGTAGAGCGCGTTGAGGGCGATCAGGTCTTCGAGCCGGCTTGGTTTGGCGTCGCGCAACATGCCCTGCATGCCGCGGCTCTCGAACTGGAACACGGCCTCGGTTTTGCCTTCCTGGAACAAGCGGTAGGTGGCGGCATCGTCGAGCGCCAGCGTTTCGTAGGCAAAATCAGCCTGCTGCGGGTGGCGCTGCACGATCAGCTCTTTGGCCTGCTCCAGAATGGTGAGGGTGGCCAGGCCAAGGAAGTCGAACTTGACGAGACCGATCGCTTCCACATCGTCTTTGTCGTACTGGCTCACGGCGGCGTTGCTGCCGGGCTGCTGGTAGAGCGGGCAAAAATCGGTGAGTTTGCCGGGCGCGATCAGCACCCCGCCGGCGTGCATGCCCACGTTGCGCGTCAGGCCCTCGAGCTTTTGCGCCAGCTCGATTAGTTGGCGCACCTCGTCTTCTTTGGCGATGCGCTCGGCCAGCAGCGGCTCCATCTCGATCGCGTACAGGGTTTTATCGCCTTCGGGCTTGGGCCGGGGCGGGTATTGCAGCGTCACGCTCTGGCCGGGTTTGTTGGGGATGAGCTTGGAGATGCCGTCGCAAAAACCGTAGGGGAAATCGAGCACGCGCCCCACGTCGCGGATCGCCGCGCGCGCCGCCAGGGTGCCAAAGGTGGCGATTTGGCTCACCGCCGCCAGCCCGTATTTGCCCTTGACGTAGTCGATCACGCGGTCGCGGTTGGCTTGGCAGAAGTCGATGTCGAAGTCGGGCATCGAGACGCGCTCGGGGTTCAAAAAGCGCTCGAACAGCAATTGGTAGCGCAGCGGGTCGAGGTCGGTGATTTGCAGCGCGTAGGCCACCAGCGAACCGGCCCCAGAGCCGCGCCCCGGCCCGACTGGGCAGCCGTGCGCCTTGGCCCAGAGGATGAAGTCCGAGACGATCAGAAAGTAGCCCGGAAAACCCATTTTGACGATGGTGCCGAGCTCGAATTCAAGCCGCTCTTGGTAGCGCTCCTGCTGGCGCGCGCGCTCGGCTGCATCGGTGTAAAGCTGCTGCAGGCGCTGCTGCAAGCCTTGCTGCGCGACGTGGCGAAAGTAGTCTTCGGTGCCCAGTTGCTGCCCATCTACGGGCGGAATGGGGAAGGCCGGCAACTGCGGCTTGCCCAGCGTGAGCCGCAGGCTGCAGCGGCGCGCGATCTCGAGCGTTTGCGCCAGCGCGCCGGGCAGGTCGGCAAACAGGGCCGCCATGTCGGCACCGGTCTTGAAATACTGCTCGCGCGTGAAACGCCGGGGCCGGCGCGGGTTGCCCAAAATCTCGCCTTCGGCGATGCACACGCGCGCCTCGTGCGCCTGAAAATCGTCGGCCTGCAGGAACTGCACCGGGTGCGTGGCCACCAGCGGCAACCCCAGCCGCGCCGCCAAGGGCACGGTGGCGCGCAGGTGGCGTTCGTCGTCGGCGCGGCCGGCGCGCTGCACTTCGAGGTAGAAACGCTGCGCAAAGGTGCCCGCCAGTTGCTGCGCCAGCGCGGCGGCGGCGGCTTCATCGCCCGCCAGCAGCGCCTGCCCCACCGGCCCGGCAGCAGCCCCGCTGAGCACGATCAGGCCCTCGTGGTGCTGGCGCAACCAGTCCCACTTGAGCACGCCCTGGTCGCGCAGCAGGTTGCTGCTCCAGCCACGCGCCAGCAGCTCGCACAGGTTCAGGTAGCCGGTGTGGTTTTGCGCCAGCAGCAGCAGGCGCGGCCAAATAGGCGGCGCGGCGCTGCCTGCACCCGCAGCGGGCGGCGGGCCCAGCCCCTGCAGCAGCACCTCGGCCCCGAGGATGGGCTGCACGCCTTGGCTGCGCGCCGCCTGGTAGAACTTGACGGCGCCAAAGAGGTTGTTGAGGTCGGTAATGGCCAGCGCCGGCTGGCCATCGGCGGCGGCGGCGGCCGCCACCGCGTCGATGCGCGTGGTGCCATCGACCACCGAAAACTCGGTGTGCAGGCGCAAGTGGACGAAGGCGGGAGCAGCGGGTGAATCGGGCAAATCAGACATGGGGCGATGATATGCCGGGTGCGGTGCCCCCCCGCTACAACCTGCGCCTGGTCAATCCGGTTCAACCGCGCCAGCGCACCGCCGCCGCCGCCACGCGCTGGCCAAACAGGCGCGCGGTTTCTAGGTCGCCGCTGAGCATTTCGTGCGCCCCGGCATCCGACGGGGTTTGGGCCATGGCACCGCTCGATGAACCGACGAAGTTCACATCGTTGCGCTGCGCTGCCTTGCTGTTGCTGGGCATCATGCCGGTGCCCACCCAAACGCCGCCGTGCTGCATCGCCAGCGTAAAGAGGTAGTGCAGGGTCGAGAGCTTGTCGCCGTTCATGGTGGCGCTGTTGGTGAAGCCGGCAAAGAGCTTGTCTTTCCACTGCTGCGCAAACCAGGCCTTGCTGGAGGCGTCGGCAAATTTCTTGAACTGCCAGCTCACGCTGCCCATGTAGGTGGGCGAGCCCATGACGATGGCGTCGGCGGCGTCGAGCGCCTCCCAGCCGCCTTCAGGCAGGTTGCCATCGGCGTCGATGGCCAGCAGTTGGGCCCCGGCGCCCTCGGCAACCGATTGCGCCATGCGCTGCGTATGGCCGTAGCCGGAGTGGTAAACAACAATGACTTTGCTCATGGGATGGCTTTCAAAAATGCGCCGACCGATGGGCCAGCGCGGGTTGAGGGGAAATCGAGATACTACGCTGCCCTTATGTCTTGCGGCGCGCGTCAAGGCTGTATGCACCGGCGCCCAATGCGGCCAAGGCCAACAGACCACCAACTACACCTATGTTTTTCATAAACATCAGTTGCTGCATCATTTGCTGCTCAGCCGGCATGGCCCAGTAGGCGTGAAAGTAAAAGGAGGCCACCAAAGTGAATCCGGCCAACACCAGCGCCGCATAGCGCGTGCCCAAACCCAAGATCAGGGCGATGCCGCACAACACCTCGATGGCAATGGCAAGGGCTGCGCCCAGTTCGGGAAAGGGCAAGCCGACTGATCCGATATAGGCCGCCGTACCGGAGAAGCCACCGATCTTGTTGATGCCAGCGGGAAGAAACAAGGCTGCCAACAAGAGGCGGGACAGCAGGGCGAGGGGGTTTTGCAGTGCGTTCATGGATATTGACTCAGGTTAAAAAAAGATGCAAAAATCAGGCCGCCAGATCGAAGACCAGCACCTCGGCATCTTGGCCGTCGCTCAGCTTAAGTTGGGTCTCGGCTTGCAACAGGGCCGCATCACCACCTTGCAAGGCGGTGCCGTTCACGCTCAAAGCGCCGCGCACCAAGTGCACATAGGCCTTGCGGGCCGGGCTTAGCGCCAGCTCGGCCGCCTCGGCGCCATCAAACAGGCCGGCGTAGAGCGCCGCATCGGCGTTGATGTGCACCGATCCCTCGGCCCCGCCATGGCTGGCCACCAGGCGCAGGCGGCCGCGCTTTTGTTCATCGGCAAAGGTTGTTTGCTCGTAGCTGGGCGCCACGCCCTTGAGGCTGGGCTCAATCCAAATTTGCAGCAAATGCGTCTGCCCGCCGGGCTCGTGGTTGAACTCGCTGTGGCGCACGCCGGTGCCCGCGCTCATGCGCTGCACCTCGCCGGGGGCGATGGTTTCCACATTGCCCATGCTGTCGCGGTGCGCCAAGCGGCCTTGCAGCACGTAGGTGACGATCTCCATGTCGCGGTGCCCGTGGGTGCCAAAACCGGTTCCGGGCGCGATCCAGTCTTCGTTGATCACGCGCAGATTGCCCCAGCCCATGTGGGCCGGGTCGTAGTAGTCGGCAAAAGAGAAGGAGTGGCGGCTTTGCAGCCAGCCGTGGTCGGCATGGCCACGCTCGGCGCTGCGGCGGATGTGCATCATGGCGATTCTTTCATCAGGTGTGGGGCCTTGGAGCAGGCCATCCAGCCGCTAGGCCTTGCCGGTTTGGGGTAGCAGGGCCAGCGCTGGGGCCATGGCCAGACTGTAGGCCCTAGGGCAGGCTTGAAGGGCGCAAGGATTTGATGGCATCATTCGAATAATTTGAATACTCAGGTCACCCCATGCCCAGCCCCCGCAACGCCTTGTCGCCCGAAAACCTGCACCTGATCGGCACCGTGGCGCGCTGCGGCAGCCTGGCGGCGGCGGCGCGCGAGCTGGGCATGGTGCCCAGCGCCCTGACCTACCGCGTGCGCCAAGTCGAAGACGCGCTCGATGTGCTGCTGTTCGACCGCCGCTCGCGCCGCGCCACCCTGACCCGCGCCGGGCAGGAGCTGCTGCGCGCCAGCGAACACCTGCTGCGCGAGCTCGACGCGGTGGCACTGCGCGTGCGCCGCATCGCCACCGGGTGGGAACCCGAACTCACGCTGGCGGCCGATGCGGTGATCGCCAGCGCGCCGCTGTTTGATCTGTGCCACGATTTTTACGCCCTCGCGGCCCCGACGCGGCTGCGCCTGCGCACCGAAACCCTGTCGGGCACGCTCGAAGCCTTGTTGAACGGGCAGGCCGATCTGGCCTTGGGGGTGGCACTCGATGGCAGCGGTCTGCCGGGGCTGCGCAGCGGCCTTTTGGGTGAAGTGGAGTTTGTGTTCGTGGTGGCACCCCAGCATGCGCTGGCCGGCGCCACCGAGCCACTCACCCCGGCCACCATCCAGCCGCACCGCGTGGTGGCGGTGGCCGACACCGCGCCGCCTGGGCGCGGCCAGAGCGTGGGCCTGCTGCCAGGGCAAGACGTGCTCACCGTGCCCACCATGCAGCACAAGCTGGCGGCGCAACTGCGCGGCTTGGGTTGCGGCTCCTTGCCGCTGCCGCTGGTGCAAGGGCACTTGCAAACGGGCGCCCTGCTGCGCAAGCGCACCACCTTGCCGGCCAGGGTGTACCGCATCGGCTACGCCTGGCGCAGCGCCGAAAGCCCCGGCCCCGGCCCGGCCCTGCAGTGGTGGCTGGATCGGCTGGCCAACCCGGCCAGCACCAGCGCGCTGCTGCACCATGCGGCCGGGGGCTGAGCGCCCGCGCACGCATCGCTTTGGTGGGCACGCCGCCAGCGCCATCAGGCCCGATTTGCGGCGCACACCCGCCAGAAGACGCCCAAATTGTGCGAATGATTCCCATTTATAATTGACACGCAGCGCCCATTGTTTGCTATGCTGCTTCGCCCACCCGGACCCTTTCCGGGTACCCCGCCGCCCTCAACAAACCCATGCCCCTGCTCCATCGGCCTTGGCGCGCCCTTGTGCGCCCCGTCAGCGTGACCGCCGCCGTGCTGCTGGCGCACGTGGCGGCGCTGTGGGCCTTCCACAGCGGTTGGCGTCCGCCCGCGCCCGCCGGGGTGGGGGTGGTGCGGGTGGAGGTCGAATTGCGCGCCCAGGCCTCTGGCGTCGCCGCTACGGCGCCAGCCCCGGCCCCCGCTGCCAGCGCGCCCAATGGGGCTGCACCGCGCGCCGCGCCCGAGCGCCCGTCACGACCTGAACCACCCCGCCCTGAACCACCGCGCCCTCCGGCACCGAGGCCGACGCCGATACAGCCCGCACCGGCAAGCCCCAGCCCGGCGTCTGAGCGCGTGCCGCAAGCGGCCCCGGCGCCACCCAGCCCGCAAGGGGCAGCGGCTGCCGAAGCCAGCCCGCAGCAGACCCTACACAACGCCGCCCCAAGCCACGCGCTGCCGGGCAGCGCTGCGAGTGCCCAAGGCAGCAGCGCCGCCGCCCAAGGCTCGACCGAAGCGGCAGCGGGCCGAGCGCCCGCCGCACCAGCCGCACCCGCCGCACCGCAGATCGTACTGCCCTCGAGCAGCGCCGCCCACCTGCACAACCCGGCCCCTGCCTACCCGGTCTTGAGCCGCCGCTTGGGCGAGCAAGGCCGCGTGCTGCTGCGGGTGCGCATCGAGGCCGACGGCAGCGCCTCGGCGGCACAAATCTACGCATCCAGCGGTTTTGTGCGGCTCGACCAAGCGGCGCAGCAGGCGGTGTTGCGCTGGCGTTTTGTGCCCGGCACCCGCAACGGCGAGGCGCAAGCGATGTGGTTCCTCGTCCCCATTCATTTCGTACTGGAGTAAAAAGCAAGCATGGAAACCCATTTTGGACTGACCTACGTCTGGCACCAAGGCGACTGGATCATTCGCGGCACCGCGCTCGTGCTGCTTGGCATGTCGATCGCCACTTGGGTGGTGATCGTGCTCAAGGCGCTGCACTTGCGCCAACTGCGTGCGCGTGCGCAAGTGCTGGAAAACTTCTGGCACAGCAAAGACTTTGCCGAAGGCCTCCACAAACTCGGCCCCGACGGCCACAACCCCTTCTACCTGCTGGCGCTGCAAGGGCGCGAAGCCACCAGCCACATCTTGCACCTGGACGGCGAACACCCACGCCAACTGCACGACAACCTCGACGTGAGCGACTGGGTTACGCGCTCCCTGCGCAACGCGCTCGACGACAGCAGCGCGCGCCTGCAGTCTGGCCTGGCCATCTTGGCCTCGGTCGGCTCCACCGCGCCCTACGTCGGGCTGTTTGGTACGGTCTGGAAGATCTACCACGCCCTGATCGGCATCGGGGCGGGCGGCACCGCCACCATCGACCAAGTGGCCGGGCCGATTGGTGCCGCGCTAATCATGACCGCGCTCGGGCTGGTGGTGGCCATTCCGGCCGTGCTGGGCTACAACGCATTGCTGCGCGGCAACAAAGCCATCCAGCACCGGCTCAACCGCTTCGCCCACGACCTGCACGCCTACTTCGTGACCGGGCACCGGGTGGCCTCGAACCGCCCCGGCGCTGCCAGCCCAGCAGCGGCGCCGGCCAGCCCACTCCGACACGAGGCACCCGCACCATGACCCCCTCCAACCTCGAACCCGACCAGGGCGAACTGCACAGCGAGATCAACATGATTCCGCTCATCGACGTGATGCTGGTGCTGCTGATCGTGTTTATCGTGACCGTGCCCGTGATCACGCACTCCATCGACGTGCAACTGCCGCGCGCCGCCACCGAGGCCAGTGCGCCGCAGCCGCAGGCGGTGCGCCTGAGCGTCGATGCGCAGGGCGGCTTTCACTGGAACGACGCCGCCGTGCCCGATGCCGAACTGATGCAGCGCTTGCACGCGCTGGCGCAGCAGGTGCCGCAACCCCCGCTGCATTTGGAAGGCGACGCCGCCGCCCGCTACGAGCGGGTGGCACTGGCCTTGGCCGCCGCGCAGCGCGCCGGCATCGAGCGGCTGGTGTTCATCACACAGCCCTGAGCCCTTGGGCTGGGGGCGATGCGCCGCCGCTGGCTTTTTTCTTGAATTTTCAAGCCGGGCCCGGCTCGAGCGCCCGTTTTCGGTGGCTTGTGCTGGCGGCTTCGCTACACTGTGAGCACAACAGGAGATCACCATGAGCCGAAAACCACGCCGCGAGGGCGGCACCCCCCGCACCACCCCGCCCGATCAGGCCCCACGGGCACGCCGCACCGCCGTCGTGGGAGCGGGCATGGCAGGTGTGGTGTGCGCACGCACACTGGCGCAGGCCGGCCACGAGGTGCTGCTGCTCGACAAACACCACAGCCCCGGCGGGCGCATGGCCACGCGCCTGACCGAATTTGGCGGCTTTGACCACGGGGCGCAGTTTTTCACCGTCACCGACGAGCGTTTCAAAAAGGCCTTGGCATTGCAACCCGAGCTGATCGCCCAGTGGCAGGTGCCCACCGTGCGCGTGCTCGACACCTTGGGACAAACACTGGCCAGCGCCAGCGCCATCGAGAAAGCG
Coding sequences within:
- a CDS encoding type IV pilin protein — translated: MPLRRALAGFTLIELMIVVAIIAILAAIALPSYQRHVTETRRDAATACLLELAQFAERHYTTRMSYERLDPNFPVANERVPLPMTQCRTDLAAFYNFSIVVPNARSYTLEAVAQGGQATRDAACLTLRLDQRGTQTALDSANAASAGCW
- the dnaE gene encoding DNA polymerase III subunit alpha, which encodes MSDLPDSPAAPAFVHLRLHTEFSVVDGTTRIDAVAAAAAADGQPALAITDLNNLFGAVKFYQAARSQGVQPILGAEVLLQGLGPPPAAGAGSAAPPIWPRLLLLAQNHTGYLNLCELLARGWSSNLLRDQGVLKWDWLRQHHEGLIVLSGAAAGPVGQALLAGDEAAAAALAQQLAGTFAQRFYLEVQRAGRADDERHLRATVPLAARLGLPLVATHPVQFLQADDFQAHEARVCIAEGEILGNPRRPRRFTREQYFKTGADMAALFADLPGALAQTLEIARRCSLRLTLGKPQLPAFPIPPVDGQQLGTEDYFRHVAQQGLQQRLQQLYTDAAERARQQERYQERLEFELGTIVKMGFPGYFLIVSDFILWAKAHGCPVGPGRGSGAGSLVAYALQITDLDPLRYQLLFERFLNPERVSMPDFDIDFCQANRDRVIDYVKGKYGLAAVSQIATFGTLAARAAIRDVGRVLDFPYGFCDGISKLIPNKPGQSVTLQYPPRPKPEGDKTLYAIEMEPLLAERIAKEDEVRQLIELAQKLEGLTRNVGMHAGGVLIAPGKLTDFCPLYQQPGSNAAVSQYDKDDVEAIGLVKFDFLGLATLTILEQAKELIVQRHPQQADFAYETLALDDAATYRLFQEGKTEAVFQFESRGMQGMLRDAKPSRLEDLIALNALYRPGPMDLIPSFVARKHGREVVQYPHPLLEQVLSETYGIMVYQEQVMQTAQILGGYSLGGADLLRRAMGKKKPEEMAQQRLVFRQGAAGQGLSPAQADEVFDLMEKFAGYGFNKSHAAAYSLLAYHTAWIKVHYTAEFFCANLTLEMDDTDKLKLLVEDAQRFNITFEPPDVNLGGYRFDPVSAQCIRYGLGAVKGTGQQAIEAIVAARQGHGAGPRATVVGPFSSLFDFCARIERGRLNKRTVEALVKAGAFDRLHPDRAAALASVELAFDFAQAQQANALQGGLFDLPGQAGGHGASDQEPALAEAPPWSVRERLTHEKAALGFYFSGHLFDQAADEVRRIARTPLADVTESREPQLLAGIVGDLRVINGQRGKVALFKLDDRSAVLEASADDALLQAHRHLLQDDELVLLQVLVQPDRFSGGLRLKVQQVWDLPAARCRFGKYLRVAVGPTQRPEVAALLQAHPPRRHQTELGEVLRGLPLRLEVEFETVRATLQLDPQRAQCYPCDAALAAWRTQAHQQRAEVVYD
- a CDS encoding flavodoxin family protein, yielding MSKVIVVYHSGYGHTQRMAQSVAEGAGAQLLAIDADGNLPEGGWEALDAADAIVMGSPTYMGSVSWQFKKFADASSKAWFAQQWKDKLFAGFTNSATMNGDKLSTLHYLFTLAMQHGGVWVGTGMMPSNSKAAQRNDVNFVGSSSGAMAQTPSDAGAHEMLSGDLETARLFGQRVAAAAVRWRG
- a CDS encoding DoxX family protein, which codes for MNALQNPLALLSRLLLAALFLPAGINKIGGFSGTAAYIGSVGLPFPELGAALAIAIEVLCGIALILGLGTRYAALVLAGFTLVASFYFHAYWAMPAEQQMMQQLMFMKNIGVVGGLLALAALGAGAYSLDARRKT
- a CDS encoding pirin family protein, yielding MMHIRRSAERGHADHGWLQSRHSFSFADYYDPAHMGWGNLRVINEDWIAPGTGFGTHGHRDMEIVTYVLQGRLAHRDSMGNVETIAPGEVQRMSAGTGVRHSEFNHEPGGQTHLLQIWIEPSLKGVAPSYEQTTFADEQKRGRLRLVASHGGAEGSVHINADAALYAGLFDGAEAAELALSPARKAYVHLVRGALSVNGTALQGGDAALLQAETQLKLSDGQDAEVLVFDLAA
- a CDS encoding LysR family transcriptional regulator gives rise to the protein MPSPRNALSPENLHLIGTVARCGSLAAAARELGMVPSALTYRVRQVEDALDVLLFDRRSRRATLTRAGQELLRASEHLLRELDAVALRVRRIATGWEPELTLAADAVIASAPLFDLCHDFYALAAPTRLRLRTETLSGTLEALLNGQADLALGVALDGSGLPGLRSGLLGEVEFVFVVAPQHALAGATEPLTPATIQPHRVVAVADTAPPGRGQSVGLLPGQDVLTVPTMQHKLAAQLRGLGCGSLPLPLVQGHLQTGALLRKRTTLPARVYRIGYAWRSAESPGPGPALQWWLDRLANPASTSALLHHAAGG
- a CDS encoding energy transducer TonB; amino-acid sequence: MPLLHRPWRALVRPVSVTAAVLLAHVAALWAFHSGWRPPAPAGVGVVRVEVELRAQASGVAATAPAPAPAASAPNGAAPRAAPERPSRPEPPRPEPPRPPAPRPTPIQPAPASPSPASERVPQAAPAPPSPQGAAAAEASPQQTLHNAAPSHALPGSAASAQGSSAAAQGSTEAAAGRAPAAPAAPAAPQIVLPSSSAAHLHNPAPAYPVLSRRLGEQGRVLLRVRIEADGSASAAQIYASSGFVRLDQAAQQAVLRWRFVPGTRNGEAQAMWFLVPIHFVLE
- a CDS encoding MotA/TolQ/ExbB proton channel family protein yields the protein METHFGLTYVWHQGDWIIRGTALVLLGMSIATWVVIVLKALHLRQLRARAQVLENFWHSKDFAEGLHKLGPDGHNPFYLLALQGREATSHILHLDGEHPRQLHDNLDVSDWVTRSLRNALDDSSARLQSGLAILASVGSTAPYVGLFGTVWKIYHALIGIGAGGTATIDQVAGPIGAALIMTALGLVVAIPAVLGYNALLRGNKAIQHRLNRFAHDLHAYFVTGHRVASNRPGAASPAAAPASPLRHEAPAP
- a CDS encoding ExbD/TolR family protein, which codes for MTPSNLEPDQGELHSEINMIPLIDVMLVLLIVFIVTVPVITHSIDVQLPRAATEASAPQPQAVRLSVDAQGGFHWNDAAVPDAELMQRLHALAQQVPQPPLHLEGDAAARYERVALALAAAQRAGIERLVFITQP